A single Oryctolagus cuniculus chromosome 18, mOryCun1.1, whole genome shotgun sequence DNA region contains:
- the CARMIL2 gene encoding capping protein, Arp2/3 and myosin-I linker protein 2 isoform X2, whose product MAQTPDGISCELRGEIARFLWPKEAELLLKTWLPGEGAEPSHVLVLLRWRAYLLHTCLPLRVDCTFSYLEVQAMALQETPPQVVFELESLPDLVLEFAGVAALEQLAQHVAAAIRKVFPRSTLGKLFRKPTPPSMLARLEQSSPADPAAQGSPCGGFLETYEALCDYNGFPFREEIQWDVDTIYHRQGCRHFSLGDFSHLGSRDLALSVAALSYNLWFQRLSCVDMKLILHMMSQSSHLEELVLETCGLRGDFVRRLAQALAGHSNSGLRKLSLAGNLLDDRGIAALSRHLERRPGALRRLSLAQTGLTPRGMRALGRALATNAAFDSALTHLDLSGNPGALGASEDSGGLYTFLSRPNVLAFLNVAGTDTALDTLFAALSRGCCATLTHLDASRNVFSRAKARAVPASLQLFLSRAGTLRHLGLAGCKLPPDALRALWDGLALNTHLRDLHLDLSACELRSAGAQVIQDLVCDACAVSSLDLADNGFGSDMVTLVLAIGRSRSLRHVALGRNFNVRCKETLDDVLHRIVQLMQDDDCPLQSLSVAESRLKLGVSVLLRALGTNPNLTALDISGNAMGDAGAKMLAKALRVNTRLRSVVWDRNHTSALGLLDVAQALEQNHSLKDMPLPLNDVAQAQRSRPELTARAVQQIQACLLRNSRRDLTSFDRVSRRQPLGLVSLPSEQEVNELCQSVQEHVELLGCGAGPQGEAAVHQAEDAIQNANFSLSILPILYEAGSSPGHHWQLQQKLEGLLGQVGEVCRQDIQDFTQATLDTTRSLCLQMLQGPGWKEQLEGILVGSRGLPELLPEQLLQDAFSRLRDMRLSVTRTLAESIVAQAVADLSAARDRLMESLALKAPVVMPPALPALDGDEPSPLGPGEVDGLFFPEEEEEEEEGKEKDVSNPPKWPEPSHCPQLLSSTHSPAEEAKPEPELAAPGEDAEPQAGPSARGSPSPATPGPSAGPLPRMDLPPSGQPLRHPTRARPRPRRQHHHRPPPGGPQVPPALPQEGNGLSARVDEGVEEFFSKRLIPQDRLWAPEDDSATEGGATPVPRTLRKKLGTLFAFKKPRSTRGPRPDPETSPGAAPRARKTTLGDLLRPPARPARGEEPGGAEGGTSSPDPARRSRPRYTRDSKAYSMILLPAEEEEAATLGARPDKRRPLERGDTELAPSFEQRVQVMLQRIGVSRGSGGVEGKRKQSKDGEIKKAGSDGDIMDSSTEAPPISIKSRTHSVSADPSCRPSPGGQGPEPATWKTLGQQLNAELRGRGWGQQDGPGPPSPCPSLSPRRASPSPDSLGLPEDPCVGPRKEDGQLRPRPLSAGRRAVSVHEDQLQAPAERPLRLQRSPVLKRRPKLEAPPSPSLGSGLRAEPLPPEPSSSPERSPPSPATDQRGGGPNP is encoded by the exons ATGGCCCAGACCCCCGACGGCATATCCTGTGAGCTGCGAG GTGAAATCGCCAGGTTCCTGTGGCCCAAGGAGGCGGAGCTGCTACTGAAAACCTGGCTACCCGGCGAGGGTGCTGAGCCAAGTCATGTCCTG GTGCTGCTGCGATGGAGGGCCTACCTGctgcacacctgcctcccacTGAGG GTGGACTGCACGTTCAGCTACCTGGAGGTTCAGGCCATGGCCCTGCAGGAGACACCCCCTCAG gtCGTCTTTGAGCTGGAGTCCCTGCCTGATCTGGTCCTCGAGTTCGCTGGCGTGGCTGCCCTGGAGCAGCTGGCGCAGCACGTGGCCGCGGCCATCAGGAAGGTCTTCCCCCGCTCCACCCTTGG GAAACTATTCCGGAAGCCCACGCCCCCCTCCATGCTGGCTCGGCTGGAGCAAAGCAGCCCTGCAGATCCTGCTGCACAGGGTAGCCCCTGCG GAGGCTTCTTGGAGACTTACGAGGCTCTGTGTGACTACAACGGCTTCCCTTTCCGAGAGGAGATCCAGTGG GATGTGGACACCATCTACCACCGCCAGGGCTGTCGCCATTTCAGCCTAGGAGACTTCAGCCACCTTGGCAGTCG GGACCTGGCCTTGAGTGTGGCTGCCCTGTCCTACAACCTGTGGTTCCAACGGCTGTCCTGCGTGGACATGAAgctg ATTCTGCATATGATGAGTCAGTCGTCCCAcctggaggagctggtgctggagACCTGTGGCCTGAGGGG AGACTTTGTCCGGCGGCTGGCCCAGGCGCTGGCAGGGCACTCCAACTCCGGGCTGCGGAAGCTCAGCCTGGCCGGGAACCTGCTGGATGACAGAG gtatAGCTGCGCTCAGCAGACACCTGGAGCGCCGGCCGGGAGCCCTGAGGAGACTCAGCCTAGCACAGACAGGGCTGACTCCAAGAG gaaTGAGGGCTCTGGGCCGGGCACTGGCCACCAATGCTGCCTTCGACTCTGCCCTGACCCATCTGGATCTTTCTGGAAACCCCGGGGCGCTGGGGGCCTCCGAGGACAGTGGG GGCCTCTACACTTTCCTGAGCCGCCCCAACGTTCTGGCCTTCCTGAATGTCGCAGGCACGGACACTGCCCTGGACACT CTCTTCGCGGCGCTGTCCCGCGGCTGTTGCGCCACCCTCACCCACCTCGACGCCTCCAGGAATGTCTTCTCCCGCGC gaaggcCCGGGCCGTGCCGGCCTCGCTGCAGCTCTTCCTCAGCCGCGCGGGGACGCTGCGGCACCTGGGCCTGGCCGGCTGCAAGCTGCCGCCCGACGCGCTCAG GGCACTTTGGGATGGCCTGGCTCTCAACACGCACCTCCGAGACCTGCACCTGGATCTCAGCGCGTGCGAG CTGCGCTCCGCGGGCGCCCAAGTGATACAAGACTTAGTGTGCGACGCGTGCGCCGTGAGCTCCTTGGACCTGGCAGATAACG GCTTCGGCTCAGACATGGTGACCCTGGTGCTAGCCATCGGAAGGAGTCGGTCCCTGAGACACGTGGCGCTTGGAAGGAACTTCAACGTCCGGTGCAA GGAGACCCTGGACGATGTCCTGCACCGGATTGTACAGCTCATGCAAGACGACGACTGT CCTCTGCAGTCTCTGTCTGTGGCCGAGTCGCGGCTGAAGCTGGGCGTCAGCGTGCTGCTCCGGGCGCTGGGCACCAATCCTAACCTGACAGCGCTGGATATCAGCGGCAACGCCATGGGGGACGCGGGGGCCAAGATGCTGGCCAAGGCGCTGCGGGTCAACACCAGGCTCCG GTCTGTGGTCTGGGACCGGAACCACACGTCTGCTCTGGGCCTGCTGGATGTGGCGCAGGCCCTGGAGCAGAACCACAGCCTGAAGGACATGCCCCTGCCGCTAAATGACGTGGCCCAGGCGCAGCGCAGCCGCCCGGAACTGACGGCACgtgcagtgcagcag ATACAAGCCTGTCTCTTGAGGAACAGCCGCAGGGACCTCACCTCTTTTGACCGTGTGTCCCGTCGTCAGCCACTGGGTCTGGTCTCTCTCCCCTCGGAGCAG GAAGTGAATGAACTGTGTCAGTCAGTGCAGGAACATGTGGAGCTCCTAGGCTGTGGGGCCGGGCCCCAGGGCGAAGCTGCTGTCCACCAGGCCGAGGACGCCATTCAAAATGCCAACTTCTCTCTCAGT atccTCCCCATCCTCTATGAGGCTGGGAGCTCCCCAGGCCACCACTGGCAGCTGCAACAAAAGCTGGAGGGCCTTCTGGGACAGGTGGGCGAGGTCTGCCGCCAGGACATCCAG GATTTCACTCAGGCCACACTGGACACAACaaggagcctctgcctgcagatgCTACAGGGACCAGGCTGGAAGGAGCAGCTAGAAGGAATCCTGGTGGGTTCCAGGGGCCTCCCAGAGCTGCTTCCAGAGCAGCTGCTGCAAGATGCCTTCAGTAGGCTCAG GGACATGCGGCTGTCAGTCACAAGGACCTTGGCAGAGAGCATTGTGGCTCAGGCTGTGGCAGATCTGAGTGCTGCCAGGGATCGGCTG ATGGAGAGTCTGGCTCTGAAGGCACCTGTGGTGATGCCCCCTGCGCTGCCGGCACTGGATGGAGATGAGCCCAGCCCCCTTGGGCCTGGGGAAGTGGACGGTCTTTTCTTccctgaagaggaggaggaggaagaggaggggaaagagaag GATGTCAGTAATCCACCAAAATGGCCTGAGCCCAGCCACTGTCCTCAGCTGCTCTCCTCCACTCACA GTCCTGCTGAGGAAGCGAAGCCGGAGCCCGAGCTGGCGGCTCCGGGGGAAGATGCGGAGCCACAGGCGGGGCCGTCCGCGCGCGGCTCTCCAAGTCCCGCCACCCCCGGGCCCTCGGCCGGCCCGCTGCCGCGCATGGACCTGCCACCCTCCGGGCAGCCCCTGCGCCATCCGACCCGGGCCCGGCCACGTCCGCGCCGGCAGCACCACCACCGCCCGCCGCCGGGGGGCCCCCAG gtgcccccagccctgccgcaggAAGGCAATGGGCTCAGTGCCCGCGTGGACGAGGGCGTGGAGGAATTCTTCTCCAAAAGGTTGATCCCGCAGGATCGCCT CTGGGCCCCGGAGGATGACTCGGCCACTGAGGGGGGTGCCACTCCTGTTCCCCGAACACTGAGAAAGAAGCTGGGGACCCTTTTTGCCTTCAAGAAGCCTCGTTCAACACGGGGTCCACGGCCTGATCCAGAGACCAGCCCTGGGGCAGCTCCTCGCGCCCGAAAAACCACACTTGGGGACTTACTGCGGCCTCCAGCCCGTCCTGCCCGTGGCGAGGAGCCTGGTGGGGCCGAGGGGGGCACCAGCAGCCCTGACCCTGCCCGCAGGAGCCGGCCTCGATACACAAGGGACAGCAAGGCCTACTCGATGATCCTACTGcctgcagaggaggaagaggcggCGACCCTGGGTGCCAGACCAGACAAG AGGCGGCCCCTGGAGCGGGGagacacagagctggccccatccTTTGAACAGCGGGTACAAGTGATGCTACAGAGGATCGGCGTAAGCCGAGGCAGTGGGGGTGTGGAAGGCAAGAGAAAGCAA AGCAAAGACGGTGAGATCAAGAAGGCCGGCTCAGATG GTGACATTATGGACAGTTCCACAGAAGCCCCACCCATCTCCATCAAGTCCCGCACCCACTCTGTATCTGCTG ACCCCTCGTGCAGACCCAGCCCAGGGGGCCAGGGGCCTGAACCTGCCACCTGGAAGACACTGGGGCAGCAACTGAATGCAGAActcaggggccggggctggggccaaCAGGATGGTCCAGGccccccctccccttgtcccagCCTAAGTCCccgcagagccagcccctctcctgacaGCCTCGGTCTACCGGAGGACCCCTGCGTGGGCCCCAGGAAGGAAG atggccagctGAGGCCGCGGCCTCTGTCGGCAGGGCGGCGAGCAGTGTCTGTGCATGAGGACCAGCTGCAGGCCCCTGCTG AACGGCCCCTGCGGCTGCAGCGCTCCCCTGTCCTCAAGCGCAGGCCCAAGCTGGAGgcacccccctccccaagccTAG GATCCGGTCTTAGAGCGGAGCCTCTGCCCCCGGAGCCCTCCTCCAGCCCTGAGCGGAGcccaccctccccagccacagaccAAAGAGGCGGCGGCCCCAATCCCTAA